CGGGCTCCGTGTCGCTGAGCCAGTTGTTCCAGCAGGTCGGGACGTTCGAGAACAATGCAACCACGCGTGTGCTGGGCGGCCGTTTGCCGGAAGTCGCGCAGAAACTCACTCTCTTGAAAGACTTGCTTCAAGGGGCGCTCGTCGTAGATTGTTTCTTTCGCGAGTTGAATGATCGGGCAGGGTTCGATATCGCCCCAGGGACTGATGTGATGCGTGAAGCCGGTCGCAGCAGGACAAAGGGCGCGCCCTTCCCCATCATAGTAGGCATCGACGATGACAATCGGCTTCTTGGCCCGCATCTCGACGACGAATTTTCTGCACTGCAACTGCTGCTCGGGGGTTAACGACAATTCTGGTTTGGCGTCGGGACCGACCGGGCGATAGATGTGAAACCAGGTGTACATCACACCCATTTCAATCAATCGGTCGAGCCATTTTTCGCTCAACAGTTCAAAGTTCGTCTGACACAAGCTGGTGCAGACGCCCGCCATCACCTTGTGTTTGAGACAGTTCTGCAGCCCTTGCATTGTCTGGCTGTAGACGTGTTCGCGCCCGCGGCGCTCGTCGCTGACGATCTCATTCCCCTCGACACTGATCAGTGGCGTGACGTTGCCGCAGCGGCGAAGTTCGCGAGCTACTTCGTCGGTGATGAAGTGCCCGTTGGTGAAGACTTGAAAATAGCAGTCCGGGTGATTCGCAAAGATCTTCAGCACTTCAGGGTGCATGAAGGGCTCGCCGCCGAGAATGCCGAAGAACGAATTTCCCATCGCCTTAGCTTCGGTGATCAGCCGATCCATCGCAGCGACTTCAATTTTCGATTGCTTGGCCGCGACGTCGACCCAGCAACCCTGGCAGCGGAGATTGCAGCTATTGATGACCGAGACGTACAAGAATGGCGGGAAGAACTCGCCCCGCTTGAGGCGCGCCTTGTGCTTTTGGACGGAGAGCACGCCCTTGAAGCCAAAGTTCCACGCAAGCTTCCACAGCAGGCGTTTATCTGTTTCGCGCAGCAGACGCCACGCCATACGAGCATACATCGTCTCACCAGATCCAGTTCGAGCCACGGTTTCGAACTTCGATTATAAGCTGAAGCGACAGCCTACGACAGCGCCGCGCCTGTCACTATGATGGTGCAATGTCCTGTACCAAACTCTGGAATCGATGAAGTTTCATGACCAAATTACCGGCAAGAAAAGAAGTGATCCGCTGCCCCTGGGCGAAAGGTGAGCTTGATCAGCAGTATCACGATGCTGAATGGGGCGTGCCGGTACACGACGACCGGCTGTTGTTCGAGTTGCTGATGCTCGAAGGTGCGCAGGCGGGACTCAGTTGGTCGACGATCCTCAAAAAGCGGGCTAACTATCAGAAGACTTTTCAGCAGTTCGACCCTGCGGTCGTAGCCAAGTTCGGGCCAAAGCAGGAAGCTGCCCTCATGCAGAACGAAGGGATCGTCCGTAATCGGCTGAAGGTCGCTTCCGCCGCCATCAACGCCCAAGCGTTCTTGCAGGTGCAGGCAGAATTTGGTTCCTTCGATGCTTTCATCTGGACGTTCGTCGACGGCCAGCCGCTGCAAAACAAACGGACGGCAATGAGTGAAGTTCCCGCGCGAACCGAGCAATCGGACGCGATGAGCAAAGCCCTGAAGAAGCGCGGCTTCAAATTCATCGGTACCACTATCTGCTACGCCTTTATGCAAGCCACCGGCATGGTCAACGATCACCTGGTGAGTTGCTTTCGGCACAAGCCAGTTCAGGCGCTGGGCAATTGCCGGCGCCAGTCTCGCGGTTCGAGCTTCGCCGGGGGCGGAACTCTGAGCAGCACCTCGTGCATCAACCAAATGAGCAGGGCCAGCAGCACACTGAAGTAGGCAATGGCCTGCAAATTCACGCGTTCGGCGAGCAGCCCGGCAAAGGCAGTGATAGAAGCGCCCCCGAAGGTTGCGGCACTTACCTGAAAGCCAATCGCATGCACAGCGTAGTTAGTCCCCAAGCGCGCCGGTGTGCGCGACATCAGGCAAGGAAAGATCGGAGCTAAACCTAGCCCCAACAGGACGAGTCCTGAAGTACTCAGGATTAAGCCGGGCGCAATGGCAAAGAGCAGGCTGCCGCTGACGGCAGCGATCGTCGCCACCCGCAGCAGGCGATCGACGCCGACCCAGGTTGTGAGCGTGCCGAGCACCACTCGCCCTACACCAATCGCGAAGTAGTAGGCAGTGACCACAAAGCCCGCGGTGGTGGGATCTACGCCGCGCGATTCGGTCAGCATTGTTTTGCTCCACGCGCCAACCATGAACTCCAAGCCGGTGTAGAGGAAGAAAATCGCGATGTGCAGCCAGACGCGCGGAAGCTGCAGCGTGGCAGCCATCGAGACCGATGGCGCTGCTTGCTCGCTCGCGTTCTGCGGGCTGTTATTCCAGGCACGGATGGAAATGCCGAACAGTAACGTCAGCCCCAGCACTATCGCACCGACAATCGCATAGCCCAGTCGCCACGAGTCGCTGCTCGCGATGCTGAGGGTCATGATGATGGGCCCCAGCGTCGCGCCCAAGCTGTAACAGGCATGCAGCCAGTTCAGATGCATCGGTGAAAAATGGCTGGCGGCGTAGTGGTTCAATCCGGCATCGATCGCGCCGGAGCCCAGTCCCCAGATCACCACACAGATCAGAATCACGCTGAAAGCGGGCGAACCGGCGTTGCCAAACATGGCCAATGCCACCAGCAGACTGCTGGTGGTGAGCAGCAATCCCACTCCCAGCCAATTCAGCAGCTTGCCGGCAAAAAAGCTCGAGAGAAAATAGGCGCAGCCCAAAGCGACCGAAACCCAGCCGAGTTGACCTTGAGAAAGGCGAAAATCATCGCGAATTTCCGGCCACGCGATGCCAGTAACCGCGTCGGGAAGTCCGAGGCTAATGAAGCCCAAGTAGGCATTGACGAGCAGCAGAATGTGCGTGCTCGGAGTCACTTGTAAGTCTGTTGAGTCTTTGCGCTTGTCCATTGCCGATTCCGCTTCGTCTTCAGGTGCGACTCGGTGTTTGTCTTGGCAGGACAAGTGAATCAGATCGAACCAATTAAAACAGCGTTTCGTCCGGCTCCCGACCCAGCAGCTCTTTGGCCTTGGCAAAGTCCCGCTTCGCCTCATCCTCGCGCCCCAGCTTTTGCAAATTGAGGCTGCGGTGGTAGTACAGCACGGCCAAAGTTTCGTCTACTTGTTTCTGGCGTAGGCTGGCACCGGCTTTTGGCCGCTGCTGATTGCGGGGTTCCTTCTCGAACGCGCGACTAAACTTCAGTGTTTGCTCGGCCAGAGAAATCGCTTGATCGAAATCGCTCTGAGCATCGGCTGCTTCATCGCGATACAAGCGAACCAGTCCCCGCGTATCGAGATGGCCAGCCACAGTGAAGCGTTTGTTGGCTACGGCCGCTTCAGACTCAAGCACATCCTTTTTCTTTTCTTGAGCACGCTTGAGTTGATTGGCAGCGCTCGCGAGATCCGCTTCGGCCAGCTTCACGGCCTCGTTGCTATGCTCAAAAGCCGCGTCGAGATCAGTTTTGGCGATTGCTTGTCCATAGGCCAGATTGTTCAGCGACAGTGCTCGTTCGGGCTGGCCGGTAGCCTCGCTGATTTGCATGATTTTTTGTAAATCGGCAATCGCCTCGGGATGTCGCTGCAAATGCTGGTACAGCCGACTCCGAAAACCGATTAGATCAGTATTGTCGGTGAAGATCTCGCACAACTCCTGCACGATCGCCAAGGCTTCGGCGTATTCACGGTCCTCGTGTTTCCACTCGGCCAAAACTTGCTTGTATTCCAAGTTGTGGGCACTGCGCTGGCGAGCCTGCTCCAGCAGTTCGTAGGCCTTCTCTTTTTCACCGGCTTCGCGAGCTTCGAGCGCGGCAGCATACTTCCACTTGGCCAGTTCGTTCGGTGCTTCGACCAGCAGAACCATTCCGCCCAGTCCCAGAGCAAGGGCCCAAGCGAGCCACGAACCACCGCTTCGCCGCGGTGATGTGGAGCGTTCCGGAGTTGGCTTTGGCGATCCATTCGACGTTGATGTCGGTTGCTCGGTCATGATTCCCACAGCTTGCGCTGCTAGCGAAGTACGGTGCGAAAATTCATCTTCCTGTCAGCATAGCAGCGCTACCTGCCCCTGGTTTAGCGGTCGATTGGTAAGCTGTAAGCCTTATTGGGCAACGGCTGATGATGCCTGCAGTAGTGGCCGATGCAGACCTAGTGCGCTAACGTGCACGGTCGTAAGTCATTTTTGATAACTTGTATTCAATTCGTCCACTGCTACGATGACGACTGGCCGACGCTGGAGGCGGGGGCACCTGCCGGTAGCCCGCATTCGTCTTTTTGCCCTGAATTGGAGACCCCGCCCATGTTGCTGCGCAATCCTCGTCTACAAAAGCTGATCGGTGGTACGTTCATCGAATGGCTGGGCATCGACATGGCCGCGCGGGCTGAAATGCTCGCCCTGATGATGCACAAGGATTGGAACAAGCTCAAACTGCTCCGCCGGGCCCGCCGCGAACGCCGCTCGATGGTGACTAACTTCGAGTCGTTCATCGTTCACTCCATTGCCACCGGCATGGCCAAGGCTCCGGGCGATATTGCCGAAGTGGGCGTGTTTCAGGGCAGCACAGCCAAGGTCATTTGCGAAGCCAAGGGGGAAAAGACCTTCCACCTCTGCGATACCTTCGAAGGGCTTCCCGAGCCGTCGGAAGTGGAGAAGCACATCGAGGTCAAAGGCCGCTTTGCTTGCAGCATCGAGTCAATTCAGAAGTACCTTAAAGACTACAAGCAGCTCGAGTATCACAAGGGGTTTTGCCCCGAAAGCGTGAAGGGGGTACTCGACAATCACAAGTTCTGCTTCGTTCACCTGGACGTCGACTTGTATCAAAGCACCAAGGAATGTCTCGAGTATTTCTTTCCTCGCCTGATTCCCGGTGGAGTCGTCCTCTCGCACGACTACTCGATTCTGCCCGGCGTTCGCCAGGCCTTCTCTGAGTTCTGCGAAGGTCGGCAAGAACAAGTGATCGAGCTACCCACCACCCAGTGCATGCTGATTAAGACGACCGCGTAGTGAGAGGTGGGAGTTTATAGGAAGTAGGGGCGAGAACCCCAACCGCTGCCGGGACTAAATAGCTGACCCAAGCAAGAAAAGCAAAAGACCCGTGATTTGCACCACAGGTCTTCGGGAGAGGTTGATTTGTTGTCGATAGCGACTGGAATTTTCCAAATTAACGCTTCGAGAACTGCGTTCCACGGCGGGCACCACGCAGACCGTAATGCTTGCGTTCCTTCATGCGGGAATCGCGCGTGAGGTAGCCGCCACCACGCAAGGTGTTGAAGCTTTCGGTATCGGCGGCGAGCAACGCGCGGGCGATGCCCATGCGAATCGCACCCGATTGGCCGGTGGGGCCACCACCTGCGACGCGGATGATGACGTCCATATCGGCGCGGTGACCGGTTACTTCGAGCGCGTCGACAACGTTCATGCGGTCGGTTTCGACCGAGAAGTAATCTTCCAGAGTGCGATCGTTGATCGTTACTACACCGCTGCCAGCACGCAGGCGAACGCGTGCGACGGCCGTCTTGCGGCGGCCAGTACCCAGTGCATCACCAGTAAGCTTGTCTTTTTTCGCTGCAACCATGTTCGTCTACCGAGTCTATTGACAGTGATTGAATTGGTGAGGGATGAACTACTTAGCGCCCATCTCGCGAGCTTCAGGCTGTTGGGCCTGGTGAGGATGCTGAGCGCCGGTGTAAATCTTAAGGCGGGCGAGCATTTTACTGGCCAGCTTGTTCTTGGGTAGCATGCGGCGGACCGCGTCACGCAAGATGCGATCGGGGTGGTTGGCCAATTGGCGCTCGGCCGAGACAGTACGCTGGCCGGTGTAACCCGTGACCCAAGCGTATGACTTTTGCGTCCACTTGCGACCGCTGAAGGCGACCTTCTCGGCGTTGATGACGACGACAGCGTCGCCGGTCAGCACGTGCGGGGTGTACGTCGGACGATGCTTGCCCATGAGCACCATGGCAATCTCGCTGGCCAAACGGCCCACGACTTTGTCAGACGCATCGACAACCCACCACTTTTCAACAATTTCGCCCGGTTTGGCGATGTAAGTCTTCGTGCCAGCCACGAGGTCTCTCCTCAGGGAAGCACCGCTGCATGGCAACGCCAGCGGGGCCTATCTTCTTCGATCCGATTTGGGGAAACGCACAGTTTATCGGTCTGGGCCAGTTCCTTCAAGAGCCAAAGCGGGTGCAATTACCTTTTTGTCCTTCCTCGGTAGTCATCTTACTCCGCAAGATGCTGCCATCTCGGCGGAGCGAGATGCGTACGATTGGATGACCACATTGATCGCTTTCGTCCTTGTGGCCGGCAGGGGAGCTCGATATATTACGGGGCTTACTTCTATTTGTCTTTGGCACTTGATTTGAGACTTTCCGATGAAGACCCGCCCACGCACGAAGTTCGTGCTTCAGACTGGTGAACGCCGCTGCCCCAAGTGCCACGCCAAGCTGAACAATCAGGTTACGCGTTGCAAGAAGTGTCACGCGACCCAGACTAAGCCCAAAAAGCGGATTAAGCGGAAAGTAAAACACCGCGTGAAGGCCGCTGCCAAGAAGGGCTAAGGCGGGGCGAACACTCGGTAGGTTCAGTTCTGACCATTTACCCGAGCCAGTTTTGCGGAGTTGCTGCCATGCGGTGGTTGCTCGCGGATCCCCAGAACCCAGCTGATCGCGAGTGGCAGCAACAAGTGGTTGCCGCGAC
Above is a window of Anatilimnocola aggregata DNA encoding:
- a CDS encoding radical SAM/SPASM domain-containing protein, which codes for MYARMAWRLLRETDKRLLWKLAWNFGFKGVLSVQKHKARLKRGEFFPPFLYVSVINSCNLRCQGCWVDVAAKQSKIEVAAMDRLITEAKAMGNSFFGILGGEPFMHPEVLKIFANHPDCYFQVFTNGHFITDEVARELRRCGNVTPLISVEGNEIVSDERRGREHVYSQTMQGLQNCLKHKVMAGVCTSLCQTNFELLSEKWLDRLIEMGVMYTWFHIYRPVGPDAKPELSLTPEQQLQCRKFVVEMRAKKPIVIVDAYYDGEGRALCPAATGFTHHISPWGDIEPCPIIQLAKETIYDERPLKQVFQESEFLRDFRQTAAQHTRGCIVLERPDLLEQLAQRHGARDTTARKAELQELAAMDLRPSQYNPGAEVPEKSWAYRLAKYFFFNDYGTYGKHFDEKKWIDVRQETPPPRPKLMQIGQ
- a CDS encoding DNA-3-methyladenine glycosylase I, giving the protein MTKLPARKEVIRCPWAKGELDQQYHDAEWGVPVHDDRLLFELLMLEGAQAGLSWSTILKKRANYQKTFQQFDPAVVAKFGPKQEAALMQNEGIVRNRLKVASAAINAQAFLQVQAEFGSFDAFIWTFVDGQPLQNKRTAMSEVPARTEQSDAMSKALKKRGFKFIGTTICYAFMQATGMVNDHLVSCFRHKPVQALGNCRRQSRGSSFAGGGTLSSTSCINQMSRASSTLK
- a CDS encoding MFS transporter; the protein is MDKRKDSTDLQVTPSTHILLLVNAYLGFISLGLPDAVTGIAWPEIRDDFRLSQGQLGWVSVALGCAYFLSSFFAGKLLNWLGVGLLLTTSSLLVALAMFGNAGSPAFSVILICVVIWGLGSGAIDAGLNHYAASHFSPMHLNWLHACYSLGATLGPIIMTLSIASSDSWRLGYAIVGAIVLGLTLLFGISIRAWNNSPQNASEQAAPSVSMAATLQLPRVWLHIAIFFLYTGLEFMVGAWSKTMLTESRGVDPTTAGFVVTAYYFAIGVGRVVLGTLTTWVGVDRLLRVATIAAVSGSLLFAIAPGLILSTSGLVLLGLGLAPIFPCLMSRTPARLGTNYAVHAIGFQVSAATFGGASITAFAGLLAERVNLQAIAYFSVLLALLIWLMHEVLLRVPPPAKLEPRDWRRQLPSA
- a CDS encoding tetratricopeptide repeat protein, with product MVLLVEAPNELAKWKYAAALEAREAGEKEKAYELLEQARQRSAHNLEYKQVLAEWKHEDREYAEALAIVQELCEIFTDNTDLIGFRSRLYQHLQRHPEAIADLQKIMQISEATGQPERALSLNNLAYGQAIAKTDLDAAFEHSNEAVKLAEADLASAANQLKRAQEKKKDVLESEAAVANKRFTVAGHLDTRGLVRLYRDEAADAQSDFDQAISLAEQTLKFSRAFEKEPRNQQRPKAGASLRQKQVDETLAVLYYHRSLNLQKLGREDEAKRDFAKAKELLGREPDETLF
- a CDS encoding TylF/MycF/NovP-related O-methyltransferase — its product is MLLRNPRLQKLIGGTFIEWLGIDMAARAEMLALMMHKDWNKLKLLRRARRERRSMVTNFESFIVHSIATGMAKAPGDIAEVGVFQGSTAKVICEAKGEKTFHLCDTFEGLPEPSEVEKHIEVKGRFACSIESIQKYLKDYKQLEYHKGFCPESVKGVLDNHKFCFVHLDVDLYQSTKECLEYFFPRLIPGGVVLSHDYSILPGVRQAFSEFCEGRQEQVIELPTTQCMLIKTTA
- the rpsI gene encoding 30S ribosomal protein S9, which codes for MVAAKKDKLTGDALGTGRRKTAVARVRLRAGSGVVTINDRTLEDYFSVETDRMNVVDALEVTGHRADMDVIIRVAGGGPTGQSGAIRMGIARALLAADTESFNTLRGGGYLTRDSRMKERKHYGLRGARRGTQFSKR
- the rplM gene encoding 50S ribosomal protein L13, which codes for MAGTKTYIAKPGEIVEKWWVVDASDKVVGRLASEIAMVLMGKHRPTYTPHVLTGDAVVVINAEKVAFSGRKWTQKSYAWVTGYTGQRTVSAERQLANHPDRILRDAVRRMLPKNKLASKMLARLKIYTGAQHPHQAQQPEAREMGAK